Below is a window of Saccharomonospora viridis DSM 43017 DNA.
GCTTAGGAGCTGCCGTGGGAATCACCGACTCCCTGCCCGTCACCCACGACGGAGTGCTGTTGCGCCCGCTGGCCGAAATCGACGCCGAGGCCTACGCGGCCGGAACGAAGGACCCCACCGTGCGGCGCTACGCCCATCTGCCCCTGCCCGAGTACACGCCCGAGACCGTGCGCGACCTCGCGCGCGGCGAAGTCCGAAAAGGACTGGAAAGTGGACGTCTCGCGGTCCTGAGCATCCTCGACGCGACGACCGAGGCGTTCTTCGGCAGCCTGGTGCTGTTCGACGTCACAGAACACGAGGCGGAAGTCGGCTTCTGGCTTTCCCCGCACGCCCGAGGCCACGGCGTGGCGAGGCGAGCGCTGGCCGCGGCGACCCGGCTCGCCCGGCG
It encodes the following:
- a CDS encoding GNAT family N-acetyltransferase, which encodes MGITDSLPVTHDGVLLRPLAEIDAEAYAAGTKDPTVRRYAHLPLPEYTPETVRDLARGEVRKGLESGRLAVLSILDATTEAFFGSLVLFDVTEHEAEVGFWLSPHARGHGVARRALAAATRLARRLGLRSLTARTDPENTASRRTLEAAGFHPEGEPQRSTTPSGAHVTTQHYRLPLE